A single Thermosynechococcus vestitus BP-1 DNA region contains:
- the rpsD gene encoding 30S ribosomal protein S4, protein MARYRGPRLRIVRRLGELAGLTRKVPKRSYPPGQHGQARKKRSEYALRLEEKQKLRFNYGVSERQLVRYVRKARRVSGSTGQTLLQLLEMRLDNTVFRLGMAPTIPAARQLVNHGHILVNGRNVSIPSYQCRPGDVITVRDNERSRRLVETNLQNPGLANLPSHLELDKSTLTGRVTGIVERQWVALEVNELLVVEYYSRKV, encoded by the coding sequence ATGGCTCGATATCGTGGCCCTCGTTTGAGAATTGTCCGTCGTCTGGGTGAACTGGCTGGTCTCACCCGCAAAGTCCCCAAGCGGAGCTATCCCCCCGGTCAACACGGCCAAGCCCGCAAAAAGCGTTCGGAATATGCGCTGCGCCTTGAGGAGAAGCAAAAACTACGCTTCAACTACGGGGTCTCGGAGCGGCAACTAGTGCGCTATGTCCGCAAAGCCCGCCGTGTGAGTGGTTCCACTGGGCAAACCCTCCTGCAGTTGTTGGAAATGCGGCTGGATAACACCGTTTTCCGCCTTGGAATGGCCCCCACGATTCCGGCAGCTCGCCAATTGGTGAATCATGGCCATATTCTGGTTAATGGTCGCAATGTTTCTATTCCTAGCTATCAGTGCCGTCCGGGGGATGTGATTACTGTTCGCGATAACGAGCGATCGCGTCGCCTGGTGGAAACCAACCTTCAAAATCCCGGTCTTGCCAATCTCCCCAGCCACTTGGAACTCGATAAAAGCACCCTCACCGGCAGAGTGACCGGTATCGTTGAGCGCCAATGGGTGGCTCTTGAAGTGAATGAACTCCTCGTGGTTGAGTACTACTCCCGCAAAGTTTAG